Proteins co-encoded in one Nicotiana sylvestris chromosome 7, ASM39365v2, whole genome shotgun sequence genomic window:
- the LOC104234174 gene encoding protein LIGHT-DEPENDENT SHORT HYPOCOTYLS 10-like, producing MSNFDRGKELVEGSSRSPGDQPATLSRYESQKRRDWNTFGQYLRNQRPPVSISQCNSNHVLEFLRYLDQFGKTKVHLQGCIFYGQPEPPAPCTCPLRQAWGSLDALIGRLRAAYEENGGSPETNPFASGAIRVYLREVKECQSKARGIPYKKKKKKIGGTSDSKGDDDSTSSHHPFS from the coding sequence atgtcaaattttgATAGAGGGAAAGAATTGGTTGAGGGATCATCAAGATCCCCAGGCGATCAACCAGCCACACTGAGTCGATACGAGTCTCAAAAACGACGAGATTGGAACACTTTCGGTCAGTACTTGAGAAATCAAAGGCCACCAGTTTCCATATCCCAATGTAATAGCAACCATGTCCTAGAGTTTCTCCGATATCTAGACCAGTTCGGGAAAACTAAGGTTCACTTACAAGGTTGCATCTTTTATGGACAGCCCGAGCCACCAGCTCCCTGTACTTGTCCGTTAAGACAAGCGTGGGGAAGCCTTGACGCTCTCATAGGACGGCTTCGAGCCGCCTATGAAGAGAACGGCGGCTCGCCTGAGACAAATCCATTTGCCAGCGGTGCTATTCGGGTCTATCTAAGAGAAGTGAAAGAGTGTCAATCTAAGGCACGTGGCATTCCgtacaagaagaaaaagaagaagattggTGGTACCAGTGACAGCAAAGGAGATGATGATTCCACTTCTTCTCATCACCCATTTTCTTGa